The Cervus canadensis isolate Bull #8, Minnesota chromosome X, ASM1932006v1, whole genome shotgun sequence genome contains a region encoding:
- the RAB39B gene encoding ras-related protein Rab-39B, whose product MEAIWLYQFRLIVIGDSTVGKSCLIRRFTEGRFAQVSDPTVGVDFFSRLVEIEPGKRIKLQIWDTAGQERFRSITRAYYRNSVGGLLLFDITNRRSFQNVHEWLEETKVHVQPYQIVFVLVGHKCDLDTQRQVTRHEAEKLAAAYGMKYIETSARDAINVEKAFTDLTRDIYELVKRGDITIQEGWEGVKSGFVPNVVHSSEEVVKSERRCLC is encoded by the exons ATGGAGGCCATCTGGCTGTATCAGTTCCGGCTGATTGTCATCGGGGATTCCACGGTGGGCAAGTCGTGTCTGATCCGCCGCTTCACCGAGGGCCGCTTTGCCCAGGTTTCGGACCCGACGGTGGGGGTGGATTTCTTCTCCCGTCTGGTGGAGATCGAACCCGGAAAACGCATCAAGCTCCAGATCTGGGATACCGCGGGTCAAGAGAGGTTCAG ATCCATCACTCGTGCCTACTACAGGAACTCAGTAGGTGGTCTTCTCTTATTTGACATTACCAACCGCAGGTCTTTCCAGAATGTCCACGAGTGGTTAGAAGAGACCAAAGTACACGTCCAGCCCTACCAAATTGTATTCGTTCTTGTGGGTCACAAGTGTGACCTGGATACACAGAGGCAAGTGACTCGCCACGAGGCTGAGAAACTGGCTGCTGCATATGGCATGAAGTACATTGAAACGTCAGCCCGAGACGCCATTAACGTGGAGAAGGCCTTCACAGACCTGACGAGAGACATATATGAGCTGGTGAAAAGGGGGGATATTACTATCCAGGAGGGCTGGGAAGGGGTGAAGAGTGGATTTGTCCCCAACGTGGTTCACTCTTCAGAAGAGGTAGTCAAATCAGAGAGAAGATGTTTGTGCTAG